In the Silurus meridionalis isolate SWU-2019-XX chromosome 6, ASM1480568v1, whole genome shotgun sequence genome, one interval contains:
- the LOC124387983 gene encoding C-C motif chemokine 18-like — MFCRSLLLVLLGLSCLQSFTMAEYANGAGLCCFEFHKTPVPAENIVTAEQTRMDCTLPGVILTTKKGLQICADPEVDWVKQIIKIITAE; from the exons ATGTTCTGCCGTTCTCTTCTGCTGGTTCTTCTGGGGCTCTCCTGCCTTCAGTCCTTCACCATGGCAGAGT atgcaaatggAGCAGGATTGTGCTGTTTTGAATTCCATAAAACCCCGGTGCCTGCAGAGAACATCGTCACTGCTGAACAAACAAGAATGGACTGCACACTTCCTGGAGTCAT tcttacaacaaaaaaaggattGCAGATTTGTGCGGACCCTGAGGTGGACTGGGTGAAGCAGATCATCAAAATTATAACAGCAGAATAG